One window from the genome of Acidiferrobacterales bacterium encodes:
- a CDS encoding ABC transporter substrate-binding protein has translation MTTKKSIATLILACASLLTFALPANAAEEVKISGFTWPGYGFWFIARDKNLAPNLDIQYQTIEDPYESYNLVTADRMDVVSSTVEFSPIAAERNMPLKLVAFANLSYGTDKIVVAPGIEGPADLKGKKVAVVEGGLAQIYVAMWLERNGFPFDSVEYSNIIADDAFAAMIGGDVAASEFWEPYGSNVLKALEGSKVLSQSREDYWTSQAVIADGLYMNAKFIEERHDVALDTMRALYDAIAWWKENPTQGNEIIAKGMKMSIEDVELVIGKDGTGLDGGLYIYDFLEAARFCGSAPGNPPFNQTNGQMSAHYELMSDWWLKFGFLESRNPVEKGVNCDLLKELYDSGYRG, from the coding sequence ATGACAACAAAAAAATCAATCGCTACATTAATACTCGCATGCGCGAGCTTGCTGACTTTCGCCCTGCCGGCCAATGCGGCCGAAGAGGTCAAGATCTCCGGTTTTACATGGCCGGGTTACGGCTTTTGGTTCATCGCCCGGGACAAGAATCTCGCGCCGAATCTCGATATCCAATACCAGACTATCGAAGACCCGTACGAAAGCTATAACCTCGTGACCGCTGACAGGATGGATGTGGTCTCGAGCACGGTTGAGTTTTCTCCGATCGCGGCTGAACGCAACATGCCGCTGAAACTGGTTGCTTTTGCGAACTTGTCGTATGGAACTGACAAGATCGTGGTCGCACCGGGTATCGAAGGTCCGGCAGATCTCAAGGGAAAGAAAGTAGCCGTGGTTGAAGGCGGACTGGCACAGATTTATGTTGCCATGTGGCTGGAACGAAACGGATTTCCTTTTGATTCGGTTGAATATTCCAATATTATCGCGGATGATGCATTTGCCGCCATGATCGGCGGAGATGTTGCCGCATCTGAGTTCTGGGAACCATACGGCAGCAACGTGCTCAAGGCTCTTGAGGGTTCCAAGGTACTGTCTCAATCGCGAGAAGATTACTGGACCTCTCAAGCGGTCATTGCCGACGGCCTTTACATGAACGCCAAATTCATCGAAGAACGTCACGATGTCGCATTGGATACCATGCGGGCACTGTACGATGCGATTGCCTGGTGGAAAGAAAATCCAACACAAGGCAACGAAATTATTGCGAAAGGAATGAAGATGAGCATCGAGGACGTTGAACTGGTCATCGGTAAGGATGGAACCGGACTTGACGGCGGACTCTACATTTATGACTTCCTTGAAGCGGCACGTTTCTGTGGTTCGGCTCCCGGTAATCCTCCGTTCAACCAAACCAACGGTCAGATGAGCGCTCACTACGAACTCATGTCTGACTGGTGGCTCAAGTTCGGCTTTCTCGAGAGTCGGAATCCTGTTGAGAAGGGCGTAAACTGCGACCTGCTCAAGGAGCTCTATGATTCAGGCTACAGAGGCTAG
- a CDS encoding glutamine synthetase family protein gives MNPYIENFADALPSDERIAAVRKQLEAEGVKYVLSSWIDLFGIPKTKPVPMSDFELLCKGKGPQFAVHSISYVPELTPADSDQIMVPDLDAVYVCPWDKSMAIIFADLFWEGKPYDHCPRQALKRAIRDGAQAGFLGMAGIEPEFIAMRYDNDGNPVKAIDNDPLNGVRPRRQAFGYDVEYSLDSMFFFRDMIDILEGLGWNLHDVVAEGAYSQFELDFHYTHPLEMADRLVFLRILLKEVAKKHGMFITFMPKPTTGDWRSGAHINFSMLSVDAPEKNIFGSDGSGWSDEALHAVGGLMTHADALTAITCPTVNSYNGLVPRVGGFEGGTVTWAPTNITYGHNNRSAQFRLPQSRYCIENRAADMCMNVYLGLAMTLKAAVKGIVNKIDPGPATDRDLYQMTDAEFKQAGIRRLPRNLSAATAALATDELAQEVMGEGMRQSYIAYKVDEWERYHQSVTDWEVQEYLRLY, from the coding sequence ATGAATCCCTATATTGAAAACTTTGCCGACGCCCTGCCCTCAGACGAGCGTATCGCTGCGGTACGCAAACAGCTTGAAGCCGAAGGAGTCAAGTACGTTCTGTCGAGCTGGATTGACCTTTTCGGCATTCCGAAAACCAAGCCCGTGCCGATGAGTGACTTTGAATTGCTGTGCAAAGGCAAGGGACCGCAGTTCGCGGTACATTCCATCTCGTATGTTCCCGAACTGACACCGGCGGATTCCGACCAGATCATGGTGCCGGATCTTGATGCGGTATATGTGTGTCCGTGGGACAAAAGCATGGCGATCATATTTGCCGATCTTTTCTGGGAAGGCAAACCCTACGATCATTGTCCGCGTCAGGCATTGAAGCGAGCGATTCGCGATGGCGCCCAAGCCGGCTTTTTGGGCATGGCTGGTATCGAACCGGAATTCATCGCGATGCGTTACGACAACGATGGCAATCCGGTCAAAGCGATCGACAACGACCCCCTGAATGGTGTCAGACCGCGCCGACAGGCATTTGGCTACGATGTCGAGTACTCGCTCGACTCCATGTTTTTCTTCAGGGACATGATCGACATTCTCGAGGGTCTCGGCTGGAATCTGCATGACGTCGTGGCAGAAGGTGCCTATTCGCAGTTTGAGCTTGACTTTCACTACACCCATCCTCTGGAAATGGCAGACCGGCTGGTGTTCTTGCGGATTCTGCTCAAGGAAGTCGCAAAGAAGCATGGCATGTTCATCACTTTCATGCCCAAGCCGACCACCGGTGATTGGCGCTCAGGCGCACACATCAATTTCTCAATGCTGTCGGTGGACGCTCCGGAAAAAAATATCTTCGGCTCGGATGGGTCCGGCTGGTCGGATGAAGCGCTTCACGCAGTCGGGGGCCTGATGACGCATGCGGACGCGCTTACTGCCATTACCTGCCCGACAGTGAATTCCTATAACGGGCTGGTACCGCGGGTCGGTGGATTTGAAGGCGGAACAGTAACCTGGGCACCGACCAATATCACCTACGGTCACAACAACCGGTCGGCCCAGTTTCGTCTGCCACAGAGTCGCTACTGCATCGAGAACCGTGCTGCCGACATGTGCATGAATGTCTATCTGGGTCTTGCGATGACACTGAAAGCAGCAGTGAAAGGCATCGTCAACAAGATCGACCCCGGTCCGGCAACTGACCGCGACTTGTATCAGATGACCGACGCCGAATTCAAGCAAGCCGGAATCCGCCGGCTGCCGCGAAATCTCAGTGCCGCCACCGCGGCGCTGGCCACAGACGAACTCGCACAGGAAGTCATGGGCGAAGGTATGCGCCAGTCCTATATCGCTTATAAAGTCGACGAATGGGAGCGGTACCACCAGTCAGTTACTGATTGGGAAGTTCAGGAGTACCTGAGACTGTATTAA
- a CDS encoding ABC transporter permease, producing the protein MSNVQSAPARISGRKSRLFEFNRAISLVSTIRLGLAAWFVFFGIWELAVLLKVTNAVLLPGPFTVLASFIELFTVKNYLHDVGMSLFRIVASFALACLFAIPLGIMMGTFRRVEAFFNPLVSAFRYLPAPSFIPLLLMWLGAGEEQKLALLFLGVVWFLITLIMDYAKSVPADFVNSALTLGGNRKQVLLTVVVPAMLPDILTAMRQMLAVSWTYLVIAEIVAAESGIGAMMMRAKRFVHIDEIMAGIITIGLLGLVFDILLRRLRRMLFPYLDGN; encoded by the coding sequence ATGAGCAACGTGCAGTCCGCACCGGCAAGGATAAGCGGTCGCAAGTCTCGACTCTTCGAGTTCAACCGGGCGATTTCGCTGGTCAGCACCATACGTTTGGGATTGGCCGCGTGGTTTGTCTTTTTTGGAATTTGGGAACTCGCAGTCCTGTTGAAAGTGACCAATGCGGTCCTGTTGCCGGGTCCGTTCACAGTTCTCGCGAGTTTCATCGAGTTGTTTACGGTCAAGAACTACCTGCACGACGTCGGGATGAGCCTGTTCCGGATCGTAGCCAGTTTTGCGTTGGCTTGTCTGTTTGCAATCCCGCTGGGCATCATGATGGGTACGTTTCGCAGAGTCGAGGCATTCTTCAACCCGTTGGTTTCGGCGTTCCGCTATCTTCCGGCGCCCTCATTCATTCCCCTGCTGCTGATGTGGCTTGGCGCGGGCGAAGAACAGAAACTGGCTTTGCTGTTTCTCGGTGTGGTGTGGTTCCTGATCACACTCATCATGGACTATGCCAAGTCCGTACCCGCCGATTTTGTCAATTCGGCCCTGACTCTGGGAGGCAACCGCAAACAAGTGCTGCTGACTGTGGTTGTACCGGCAATGTTACCGGACATACTGACCGCCATGCGTCAGATGCTCGCGGTAAGCTGGACCTATCTGGTCATTGCCGAAATTGTCGCTGCGGAGTCCGGCATTGGCGCAATGATGATGCGCGCCAAGCGATTCGTGCACATCGACGAGATCATGGCTGGCATCATCACGATCGGCTTGCTCGGATTGGTTTTCGATATTCTGTTGCGCCGCCTGCGACGTATGCTGTTCCCGTATCTTGATGGTAATTGA